In one window of Kitasatospora sp. MMS16-BH015 DNA:
- a CDS encoding ABC transporter permease, with protein MNTAPLHPTPLHTASRFHHLLAAEWTKFWSVRSVSLVLGLTTLGVLAANLRSAQYMADNSRVGDAFNPQAAFDTAFTLLGSDLLLLVTAGVGAMVSVSEYATGLVRTTFVAVPRRRAVLTAKAVVLAAVMTGYGLLLAGLSFWLTQALLAGKHLGLSVAAPGAPRFLAATALYAPVCALVGFCLGVLLRHGAATVVAGVLVLFVLPSLFTDTHAWTAAVGHAMPLNAWRFLTRIDLGDQLPLHHPPTVPGAWAAYAGWALAATGLSVLVADRRDA; from the coding sequence GTGAACACCGCGCCCCTGCACCCCACCCCCCTGCACACAGCCTCCCGTTTCCACCACCTGCTCGCCGCCGAGTGGACCAAGTTCTGGTCCGTGCGCTCGGTCTCCCTGGTGCTCGGCCTGACCACCCTGGGCGTGCTCGCGGCCAACCTGCGGTCGGCGCAGTACATGGCCGACAACTCCCGGGTCGGCGACGCCTTCAACCCGCAGGCCGCCTTCGACACCGCCTTCACCCTGCTCGGCTCCGACCTGCTGCTCCTGGTCACGGCCGGGGTCGGCGCGATGGTCTCGGTCAGCGAGTACGCGACCGGGCTGGTGCGCACCACCTTCGTCGCGGTGCCGCGCCGCCGGGCGGTGCTCACGGCCAAGGCGGTCGTGCTCGCGGCGGTGATGACCGGCTACGGCCTGCTGCTGGCCGGCCTCTCGTTCTGGCTGACCCAGGCGCTGCTCGCCGGGAAGCACCTCGGGCTCTCGGTCGCCGCCCCGGGCGCGCCGCGTTTCCTCGCGGCCACCGCGCTGTACGCACCGGTCTGCGCCCTGGTCGGCTTCTGCCTCGGTGTCCTGCTGCGGCACGGCGCGGCCACCGTGGTGGCGGGGGTGCTGGTGCTCTTCGTACTGCCCTCGCTCTTCACCGACACCCACGCCTGGACGGCCGCCGTCGGCCACGCCATGCCGCTCAACGCCTGGCGCTTCCTCACCCGGATCGACCTCGGCGACCAGCTGCCGCTGCACCACCCGCCCACCGTCCCCGGCGCCTGGGCCGCCTACGCCGGCTGGGCCCTCGCCGCGACCGGCCTGTCCGTCCTGGTCGCCGACCGCCGCGACGCCTGA
- a CDS encoding esterase family protein, which produces MPSLTGVPLQIIAALVAVAVFAATMWLWPRLAGKGWRSWLGRFGAFLAAQVAVLVAMGLVANSYFGFYTTWSDLLGTDGAPGQVVDHQPGKAVSLTGEQKMYSAQGSAKDRSGVIQNVTIKGAGSGLSSQAYVYLPPQYFQPGYAARKFPMALVLAGYPGSAEKLISLMSYPTSTLQAIQAGQLPPTVLVMMRTTPAGGSRDTECMDIPNGPKVETYFTEDLPKAMSATYRITDLPQARAVIGNSTGGYCALKFALRKPDAYRAAVSLSGYYTAPIDPTTGDLFEGSAELKRENDLLWRLHTQPAAPVSLLLATSPNEDNYEGTQKMVGAFKAPTQLSTITLDSGGHNFHTWTREIPPALTWLGKRLTPPQA; this is translated from the coding sequence ATGCCCAGCCTGACCGGAGTCCCGCTTCAGATCATCGCCGCCCTCGTCGCGGTCGCCGTCTTCGCCGCCACCATGTGGCTCTGGCCCCGGCTCGCCGGCAAGGGGTGGCGCAGCTGGCTCGGCCGGTTCGGGGCCTTCCTGGCCGCGCAGGTGGCGGTGCTGGTGGCGATGGGCCTGGTGGCGAACTCGTACTTCGGCTTCTACACCACCTGGAGCGACCTGCTGGGCACCGACGGCGCCCCGGGCCAGGTGGTGGACCACCAGCCCGGCAAGGCCGTCTCGCTCACCGGCGAGCAGAAGATGTACTCCGCGCAGGGCTCGGCCAAGGACCGCTCCGGGGTGATCCAGAACGTCACCATCAAAGGAGCCGGCTCGGGCCTGAGCAGCCAGGCGTACGTCTACCTGCCGCCGCAGTACTTCCAGCCGGGCTACGCGGCGCGGAAGTTCCCGATGGCCCTGGTGCTGGCCGGCTACCCGGGCTCGGCCGAGAAGCTCATCTCGCTGATGTCGTACCCGACCTCCACGCTCCAGGCGATCCAGGCCGGCCAGCTGCCGCCCACCGTGCTGGTGATGATGCGCACCACCCCGGCCGGCGGCAGCCGCGACACCGAGTGCATGGACATCCCGAACGGCCCCAAGGTGGAGACCTACTTCACCGAGGACCTGCCCAAGGCGATGTCGGCCACCTACCGGATCACCGACCTGCCGCAGGCCCGCGCGGTGATCGGCAACTCCACCGGCGGCTACTGCGCGCTGAAGTTCGCGCTGCGCAAGCCGGACGCCTACCGCGCGGCCGTCTCGCTCTCCGGCTACTACACGGCCCCGATCGACCCGACCACGGGCGACCTCTTCGAGGGCAGCGCCGAGCTCAAGCGCGAGAACGACCTGCTCTGGCGGCTGCACACCCAGCCCGCCGCCCCGGTCTCGCTGCTGCTGGCCACCAGCCCCAACGAGGACAACTACGAGGGCACCCAGAAGATGGTGGGCGCCTTCAAGGCCCCGACCCAGCTCTCCACCATCACCCTGGACAGCGGCGGGCACAACTTCCACACCTGGACGCGCGAAATCCCCCCGGCCCTCACCTGGCTCGGCAAGCGGCTGACGCCCCCGCAGGCCTGA
- a CDS encoding MFS transporter: MLSRLLPPRGAARTLTGITLVHTMGQGLWMALNAIYATAVLGLSPGQFGLGVGAAAAVALLLSTPTGHLADRLGPRVVQIWSFVALGPLTAALLLVHGFLPYLLVTSVQAVAYSASRSARMAMLAGLIEPEQRVFVRAYLRATTNVSVSVGALVAGLVLAVDSPPVYRAAVVFNAATYLVTGLLTLLLPAVPPQPARPGPALVVLRDRPFLAFVALDGLLSMHNLLLDVVLPLWVLQRTHAPRWIVAAILFTNTVAVVLLQVRVARGTDEPASAARASRAGSLFIGLACLVFACTQGTPAALAATLLVLGAVAHVLGEIKQSAGSWGMAFGLAPEHAQGQYQGTAAMGADLGKMIAPALLTWLAVTHGTLGWLVMAAGFAAIGSAMPRIVTWAAARPSATPAAATV; the protein is encoded by the coding sequence ATGCTGAGCCGGCTCCTGCCGCCGCGGGGGGCAGCCCGCACGCTCACCGGCATCACGCTGGTGCACACCATGGGTCAGGGCCTGTGGATGGCGCTCAACGCCATCTACGCGACCGCCGTGCTGGGGCTCTCACCCGGCCAGTTCGGCCTCGGCGTCGGGGCCGCCGCCGCGGTCGCGCTGCTGCTCAGCACCCCCACCGGCCACCTGGCCGACCGGCTCGGGCCGCGGGTGGTGCAGATCTGGTCCTTCGTGGCCCTCGGGCCGCTCACCGCGGCCCTCCTGCTGGTGCACGGCTTCCTGCCGTACCTGCTGGTGACCTCCGTGCAGGCGGTCGCCTACAGCGCCAGCCGCAGCGCCCGGATGGCCATGCTGGCCGGGCTGATCGAGCCCGAGCAGCGGGTCTTCGTCCGCGCCTACCTGCGGGCCACCACCAACGTCAGCGTCTCGGTGGGCGCCCTGGTCGCCGGCCTGGTGCTGGCCGTCGACTCGCCGCCGGTCTACCGGGCGGCCGTGGTCTTCAACGCCGCCACCTACCTGGTCACCGGCCTGCTGACCCTGCTGCTGCCGGCCGTGCCGCCGCAGCCGGCCAGGCCAGGCCCGGCCCTGGTGGTGCTGCGGGACCGGCCCTTCCTCGCCTTCGTCGCGCTGGACGGCCTGCTCTCCATGCACAACCTGCTGCTCGACGTGGTCCTGCCGCTCTGGGTGCTGCAGCGCACCCACGCGCCGCGCTGGATCGTCGCGGCCATCCTCTTCACCAACACCGTCGCGGTCGTCCTGCTCCAGGTCAGAGTCGCGCGCGGCACCGACGAGCCCGCCAGTGCGGCGCGGGCCTCGCGGGCCGGATCCCTCTTCATCGGCCTGGCCTGCCTGGTCTTCGCCTGCACCCAGGGCACCCCGGCGGCCCTGGCCGCCACCCTGCTGGTGCTGGGCGCGGTGGCGCACGTGCTGGGCGAGATCAAGCAGTCGGCCGGCAGCTGGGGCATGGCCTTCGGCCTGGCCCCCGAGCACGCCCAGGGCCAGTACCAGGGCACCGCCGCGATGGGCGCCGACCTCGGCAAGATGATCGCGCCGGCCCTGCTCACCTGGCTGGCCGTCACCCACGGCACGCTCGGCTGGCTGGTGATGGCCGCGGGCTTCGCCGCCATCGGCTCGGCCATGCCCCGGATCGTCACCTGGGCCGCCGCCCGGCCCTCGGCCACACCGGCCGCCGCCACCGTCTGA
- a CDS encoding amino acid adenylation domain-containing protein, translating to MSAVPALQIPVGEFESRTADLRSVFSWTCADFRALTEFTAERGLAATELFGAAFTLLVHRYSGQDDLVLARSSGPDRPARPVAVRSRIADDLTFAELTAMLSARYRAGVEQSAGPADLGSGLRVGFLSRAEGERVGPPDGFDLLLEAVDTPEAVRFTLHYDAGRFGEGFVSRLAANHRALLLDACARPTVPVRELCLLAEAELRYLVAEVNATALPYPADSTLHAQVEAQAARTPDAPAVRWRETTWSYRELDEQADRLARALHARGIAPGSRIGVSTARSHRTVALLLAVHKAGCAYVPLDPAYPAQRLSAIAATAEPAAVVLDGETADWLDGVSAAALPLDELWEKAAAEPAEPLGLAVAPTDTTHLIYTSGSTGLPKGVVISHRNVVALLAWAHQVYRPEELARVLFATSLNFDLSVFELWAPLTTGGCVLVVDNVLALTEDETLRPTLVNTVPSALNVLLQRSAVPAGTTVLNVAGEPLAKELVNAAFETTGVERLFNLYGPSEDTTYSTWKCFTGPLESSPTIGVPIANTVAYLLDRYGQLVPRGVAGELHLGGDGLSSGYTGDPERTAAAFVPAPAPLPPGPLYRTGDLARWTEEGELAFMGRRDNQVKVRGFRIELGEIESVLRAVVGLKDVAALAVRQGEDTRLVCYVGLEGEPITVEEMSAHLRRELPHYMQPAKILVTDRLPQLPNGKVDRKALAAQEVDWAAGESGFHSDDPQEAAVARVWAELLGVTRLTAELDFFSVGGHSLLANLLAARLGDAAARPVRVAEIYEHRTLADQARLLRAKLAQGPVSTAGGEAARRRAVAETLHESGTGHGVPGAGAAVYLDGELEFSYHGVDDTVTGAERDAASRQRVTCITKPMLAFTALRLVDRGLVGLDEPLSTLLPQAFRRADGSTVEVTLRQLLTHTSGIDDSYEIWHDTDLPSLDAYLDSFAEYGQLFEPGEVFAYSACGTSIVAGLIERLLGIPWRRAVNELLLAPLEIAPIPETLTEGGHYGGSISAGYLWSESEQEFTRHDPPRQTVADDAAGSFSVCLTLPELASIALLALNDGVAPSGERLLSAELAEQMRTPQIPVPGHHFMHAWGLGWLMFGPSAFGFNSNGSGHHNFIQIFPEQRSFLLLLANAYPAFGLYEDLLRALTGEGLIRTGRPFELALEACTGRYESSGYRLDVLPGADHLGYRYAERRPGGAWLPLDEGDLVLSGAGGFSSMSKANVLAGSISFIPLPGTDTPGFVRIGQRFARKVR from the coding sequence ATGAGCGCCGTACCCGCGCTGCAAATACCCGTCGGGGAATTCGAAAGCCGTACCGCCGACCTCCGCTCGGTCTTCTCCTGGACCTGTGCCGACTTCCGCGCACTGACCGAGTTCACCGCCGAGCGCGGCCTGGCCGCCACCGAGCTGTTCGGCGCCGCCTTCACGCTGCTGGTCCACCGGTACTCCGGCCAGGACGACCTGGTGCTGGCCCGCAGCAGCGGCCCCGACCGGCCGGCCCGGCCGGTGGCCGTCCGCTCCCGGATCGCGGACGACCTGACCTTCGCCGAGCTCACCGCGATGCTCTCCGCCCGCTACCGGGCCGGGGTCGAACAGAGCGCCGGGCCCGCCGATCTCGGCAGCGGCCTGCGGGTCGGCTTCCTGAGCCGGGCCGAGGGCGAACGGGTCGGCCCGCCGGACGGATTCGACCTGCTGCTGGAGGCGGTGGACACCCCCGAGGCGGTGCGCTTCACCCTGCACTACGACGCCGGCCGGTTCGGCGAGGGCTTCGTCTCCCGGCTGGCCGCCAACCACCGCGCGCTACTGCTCGACGCCTGCGCCCGCCCCACCGTGCCGGTGCGCGAGCTGTGCCTGCTGGCCGAGGCGGAGCTGCGGTACCTGGTGGCGGAGGTCAACGCCACCGCGCTGCCCTACCCGGCCGACAGCACGCTGCACGCGCAGGTCGAGGCCCAGGCCGCCCGCACCCCGGACGCCCCCGCCGTCCGCTGGCGGGAGACCACCTGGAGCTACCGCGAGCTGGACGAGCAGGCCGACCGGCTGGCCCGGGCCCTGCACGCCCGGGGCATCGCTCCCGGCTCCCGGATCGGCGTCTCCACCGCCCGCAGCCACCGCACCGTCGCCCTGCTGCTCGCCGTACACAAGGCCGGCTGCGCCTACGTGCCGCTCGACCCGGCCTATCCGGCCCAGCGGCTGAGCGCGATCGCCGCCACCGCCGAACCGGCCGCCGTCGTACTGGACGGCGAGACGGCCGACTGGCTCGACGGGGTGAGCGCCGCCGCGCTGCCGCTCGATGAGCTCTGGGAGAAGGCGGCGGCCGAGCCCGCCGAGCCGCTCGGGCTCGCCGTGGCGCCGACCGACACCACCCACCTGATCTACACCTCCGGCTCCACCGGCCTGCCCAAGGGCGTGGTGATCAGCCACCGCAACGTGGTCGCGCTGCTCGCCTGGGCCCACCAGGTCTACCGGCCCGAGGAGTTGGCCCGGGTCCTGTTCGCCACCTCGCTCAACTTCGACCTCTCGGTCTTCGAGCTCTGGGCCCCGCTGACCACCGGCGGCTGCGTCCTGGTGGTGGACAACGTGCTCGCCCTGACCGAGGACGAGACGCTCCGCCCCACCCTGGTCAACACCGTGCCCAGCGCGCTCAACGTGCTGCTCCAGCGCTCGGCCGTGCCCGCCGGCACCACCGTGCTGAACGTCGCGGGCGAGCCGCTGGCCAAGGAGCTGGTCAACGCCGCCTTCGAAACCACCGGCGTCGAGCGGCTGTTCAACCTGTACGGGCCCTCCGAGGACACCACGTACTCCACCTGGAAGTGCTTCACCGGCCCGCTCGAGAGCAGCCCCACCATCGGCGTGCCGATCGCCAACACCGTCGCCTACCTGCTCGACCGGTACGGGCAGTTGGTGCCGCGCGGCGTGGCGGGCGAGCTGCACCTGGGCGGCGACGGCCTGTCCAGCGGGTACACGGGCGATCCCGAGCGCACCGCCGCCGCCTTCGTGCCCGCCCCGGCCCCGCTGCCGCCCGGCCCGCTCTACCGCACCGGCGACCTCGCCCGGTGGACGGAGGAGGGCGAGCTGGCCTTCATGGGCCGGCGGGACAACCAGGTGAAGGTGCGCGGCTTCCGGATCGAGCTCGGCGAGATCGAGTCGGTGCTGCGCGCGGTGGTCGGCCTCAAGGACGTGGCCGCGCTGGCCGTCCGCCAGGGCGAGGACACCCGACTGGTCTGCTACGTGGGCCTGGAGGGCGAGCCGATCACCGTGGAGGAGATGAGCGCGCACCTGCGGCGCGAGCTGCCGCACTACATGCAGCCCGCCAAGATCCTGGTCACCGACCGGCTGCCGCAGCTGCCCAACGGCAAGGTGGACCGCAAGGCGCTGGCCGCCCAGGAGGTCGACTGGGCCGCCGGCGAGAGCGGCTTCCACAGTGACGACCCGCAGGAGGCCGCGGTGGCCCGGGTCTGGGCCGAGCTGCTGGGCGTCACCCGGCTCACCGCCGAGCTGGACTTCTTCTCGGTCGGCGGCCACTCGCTGCTGGCCAACCTGCTGGCCGCCCGCCTGGGCGACGCGGCGGCCCGCCCGGTGCGGGTGGCCGAGATCTACGAGCACCGCACCCTGGCCGACCAGGCCCGGCTGCTGCGGGCCAAGCTGGCCCAGGGGCCGGTGAGTACGGCCGGCGGCGAGGCCGCCCGGCGCCGCGCGGTGGCCGAGACGCTGCACGAATCCGGCACCGGCCACGGCGTGCCCGGCGCCGGCGCGGCCGTCTACCTGGACGGCGAGCTGGAGTTCAGCTACCACGGCGTGGACGACACCGTGACCGGGGCGGAGCGCGACGCGGCCTCCCGCCAGCGGGTCACCTGCATCACCAAGCCGATGCTGGCCTTCACCGCGCTGCGCCTGGTCGACCGCGGCCTGGTCGGCCTGGACGAGCCGCTGAGCACCCTGCTGCCGCAGGCCTTCCGCCGCGCCGACGGCTCCACCGTCGAGGTGACGCTCCGTCAACTCCTGACCCACACCAGCGGGATCGACGACTCCTACGAGATCTGGCACGACACCGACCTGCCAAGCCTCGACGCCTACCTCGACAGCTTCGCCGAGTACGGCCAACTCTTCGAGCCGGGCGAGGTGTTCGCCTACTCCGCCTGCGGCACCTCGATCGTGGCCGGGTTGATCGAGCGGCTGCTCGGCATCCCGTGGCGCCGGGCCGTCAACGAGCTGCTGCTGGCCCCGCTCGAGATCGCGCCGATCCCCGAGACGCTCACCGAAGGCGGCCACTACGGCGGCAGCATCTCGGCGGGCTACCTGTGGAGCGAGAGCGAGCAGGAGTTCACCCGGCACGACCCGCCCCGGCAGACCGTGGCGGACGACGCGGCCGGCTCCTTCTCGGTCTGCCTCACCCTGCCCGAGCTGGCGAGCATCGCCCTGCTCGCGCTGAACGACGGCGTGGCCCCCAGCGGCGAGCGGCTGCTCTCGGCCGAGCTGGCCGAGCAGATGCGCACCCCGCAGATCCCGGTGCCCGGTCACCACTTCATGCACGCCTGGGGCCTGGGCTGGCTGATGTTCGGCCCGAGCGCCTTCGGCTTCAACTCCAACGGCAGCGGCCACCACAACTTCATCCAGATCTTCCCCGAGCAGCGCTCCTTCCTGCTCCTGCTGGCCAACGCCTACCCGGCCTTCGGCCTCTACGAGGACCTGCTGCGCGCGCTCACCGGCGAGGGCCTGATCCGCACCGGCCGCCCCTTCGAGCTCGCCCTGGAGGCCTGCACCGGCCGCTACGAGTCCTCCGGCTACCGCCTGGACGTGCTGCCCGGGGCCGACCACCTCGGCTACCGCTACGCCGAACGCCGACCCGGCGGTGCCTGGCTGCCGTTGGACGAGGGTGACCTGGTGCTCTCGGGAGCCGGCGGCTTCAGCTCAATGTCCAAGGCCAACGTCCTGGCCGGTTCGATCTCCTTCATCCCCCTGCCCGGCACCGACACCCCCGGCTTCGTACGGATCGGTCAGCGCTTCGCGAGGAAGGTCCGATGA
- a CDS encoding ATP-grasp domain-containing protein encodes MTTPTPAPAPAAKHVLFVTWKAGNAPAFEAAKRLGHHVTLIRSLAMEAAQHIDFDASPYGEFVDTVHVLPDATEYEALRECVLAVHAERPVDGFVATVDALVVPVARIAEEIGVPFTSASGAAAAKLKNRCREILAAAGVDSTRHAVVAGVEEAAAFAAATGYPVVVKPARGSASEGAHIVPDEARLRELLAGVEPGTGVYEAGVLVEEYLTGRFVSAELGLSRGKFLRLAVSERSTWERHEALETGTTIPAAISAEDQAAVLDFAERVVGAVGLGLGIFHVEIMLGADGRPRLIELNPRIMGSCLPNLFKLAGGGDIFELLVRIHLDEEVDPGEISFTHHATVRWFGAADAAPKPARVPDLGWAAAEYGDSLHAFTLAFPEGEVLPPCRGNLGNFGEVQTVHTDHATSISIAEEIVRRTADLLGLEVTR; translated from the coding sequence ATGACCACCCCCACCCCTGCCCCCGCCCCCGCCGCCAAGCACGTCCTGTTCGTCACCTGGAAGGCCGGCAACGCCCCCGCCTTCGAGGCCGCCAAGCGCCTGGGCCACCACGTCACCCTGATCCGCTCGCTGGCGATGGAGGCGGCCCAGCACATCGACTTCGACGCCTCCCCCTACGGCGAGTTCGTCGACACCGTGCACGTGCTGCCCGACGCCACCGAGTACGAGGCGCTGCGCGAGTGCGTGCTGGCGGTGCACGCCGAGCGCCCGGTGGACGGCTTCGTGGCCACCGTGGACGCCCTGGTGGTGCCGGTGGCCCGGATCGCCGAGGAGATCGGCGTGCCGTTCACCAGCGCGAGCGGCGCGGCGGCGGCCAAGCTGAAGAACCGCTGCCGGGAGATCCTGGCCGCCGCCGGGGTGGACTCCACCCGGCACGCGGTGGTGGCCGGGGTCGAGGAGGCGGCCGCCTTCGCGGCGGCCACCGGGTACCCGGTGGTGGTCAAGCCGGCCCGGGGCTCGGCCAGCGAGGGCGCGCACATCGTGCCCGACGAGGCCCGGCTGCGCGAGCTGCTCGCCGGGGTGGAGCCGGGCACCGGCGTGTACGAGGCCGGGGTGCTGGTCGAGGAGTACCTGACCGGCCGGTTCGTCTCGGCCGAACTCGGGCTCTCCCGTGGTAAGTTCCTCCGGCTGGCGGTCAGCGAGCGCTCCACCTGGGAGCGGCACGAGGCGCTGGAGACCGGCACCACCATCCCGGCCGCGATCAGCGCCGAGGACCAGGCGGCGGTGCTCGACTTCGCCGAGCGGGTGGTCGGCGCGGTGGGTCTGGGGCTCGGCATCTTCCACGTCGAGATCATGCTCGGCGCGGACGGCCGGCCCCGGCTGATCGAGCTCAACCCGCGGATCATGGGCTCCTGCCTGCCCAATCTGTTCAAGCTCGCGGGCGGCGGCGACATCTTCGAACTCCTGGTCCGGATCCACCTGGACGAGGAGGTGGACCCAGGCGAGATCAGCTTCACCCACCACGCCACCGTCCGCTGGTTCGGCGCGGCCGACGCCGCCCCGAAGCCGGCCCGCGTCCCGGACCTGGGCTGGGCCGCCGCCGAGTACGGCGACAGCCTGCACGCCTTCACCCTGGCCTTCCCCGAGGGCGAGGTGCTGCCGCCCTGCCGGGGCAATCTCGGCAACTTCGGCGAGGTGCAGACCGTCCACACCGACCATGCGACATCCATCAGCATCGCCGAGGAGATCGTCCGCCGTACCGCGGACCTGCTCGGCCTCGAGGTGACGAGGTGA
- a CDS encoding U32 family peptidase, with protein MSTFFDETRAQLTRLGLPGGDSPLIEGSSRTFEDGCQYRIEVPTVNSARAAETLLSESRRRGFTINRITETRGLFRHTAREVAEYVELGREYGAEILMSVGPRASYDTGASAHTPEGMRIGYRLRGQEQIVRAVEDVKRGVDLGVRGFVVYDEGLLWVLNRLRLSGDLPKHLHLKVSAHCGHGNPASAQMLESLGADSFNPVRDLSVPMIAALRQAVSIPLDCHVDNPKASGGFIRTYEAPEFVRVAAPVYLKTGNSALEGHGTCPTPAQLDDILHQVEITTEFLGRHHPAARQSPALDLAKRPAEHPARRLAPVSP; from the coding sequence ATGAGCACGTTCTTCGACGAGACCCGGGCCCAACTCACCCGGCTCGGCCTGCCCGGCGGCGACTCCCCGCTGATCGAGGGCTCCTCCCGCACCTTCGAGGACGGCTGCCAGTACCGGATCGAGGTGCCCACCGTGAACTCGGCCCGGGCCGCCGAGACCCTGCTCTCGGAGAGCCGCCGCCGCGGCTTCACGATCAACCGGATCACCGAGACCCGCGGCCTCTTCCGGCACACCGCCCGGGAGGTGGCCGAGTACGTGGAGCTGGGCCGCGAGTACGGCGCCGAGATCCTCATGTCGGTGGGCCCCCGGGCCAGTTACGACACCGGTGCGAGCGCCCACACCCCCGAGGGGATGCGGATCGGCTACCGCCTGCGCGGCCAGGAGCAGATCGTCCGCGCGGTGGAGGACGTCAAGCGCGGCGTGGACCTCGGGGTGCGCGGTTTCGTGGTCTACGACGAGGGCCTGCTCTGGGTGCTCAACCGGCTGCGGCTGAGCGGCGACCTGCCTAAGCACCTGCACCTCAAGGTCTCGGCCCACTGCGGGCACGGCAACCCGGCCTCGGCCCAGATGCTGGAGAGCCTGGGCGCGGACAGCTTCAACCCTGTCCGCGACCTCTCGGTGCCGATGATCGCGGCGCTGCGCCAGGCCGTCTCCATCCCGCTGGACTGCCACGTGGACAACCCGAAGGCCTCCGGCGGCTTCATCCGCACCTACGAGGCCCCGGAGTTCGTCCGGGTGGCCGCGCCGGTCTACCTGAAGACGGGCAACAGCGCGCTGGAGGGCCACGGCACCTGCCCCACCCCCGCCCAGCTCGACGACATCCTGCACCAGGTCGAGATCACCACCGAGTTCCTCGGCCGCCACCACCCGGCCGCGCGGCAGAGCCCCGCCCTCGACCTCGCGAAGCGCCCGGCGGAGCACCCCGCCCGCCGGCTCGCACCCGTCAGCCCGTAA
- the asnB gene encoding asparagine synthase (glutamine-hydrolyzing) has protein sequence MCRIYGHFGGAPVDREVLRAVARGMHHGGPDEQTLHLADTWSLGNNRLAIQGISHGHQPFTLGEATCVFNGEIYNHRELRAELAAQGHRFEGDCDGDVLLPLYRKYGDAFVSRLEGMYAIAVVDRRGAEPCLKLFNDHAGMKSLYYHLSADGRRLSFASELESLARFPDFPSELDPLAVDRYLGGKAVWGPGTMYAGVRTLVPGTVLTFAGGKLTERQIELAPAELDWPGGEPSLAGAGELLDGLLQRELGRMLDADVPVCVITSGGLDSSYTSALAARLVPDLASFNIAYQGDWPSDEREFAAEVARHCGTRHHQVLLDPAGFPALIDRFVRHLDQPNNAPHSLSTFALFEAIHQAGFKVALTGDGADELFAGYARFVKAARDDSASWHRDYQPTMAAVPTATLDGLYTAEYWAQVGAAGGYFGDRSADELAARVSSSADKLETLLRYDQFERFPYYILRRVDHLSMAHSVEARVPFLQPSVMRFAHALPAGLKVVGEQVKAPVVEAARRWVPQSVIDRPKQPFTLPIAAMIKPGQALHELIGDTLLAPGARCHAYVRPEAVRELFRLQSERPGAHPAEVLWSLLMLETWLTTRHLNP, from the coding sequence ATGTGCCGCATCTACGGCCACTTCGGCGGCGCCCCCGTCGACCGCGAGGTGCTGCGGGCCGTCGCCCGGGGCATGCACCACGGCGGCCCCGACGAGCAGACCCTGCACCTCGCCGACACCTGGTCGCTGGGCAACAACCGCCTCGCCATCCAGGGCATCAGCCACGGCCACCAGCCCTTCACCCTGGGCGAGGCCACCTGCGTCTTCAACGGCGAGATCTACAACCACCGCGAGTTGCGGGCCGAACTCGCCGCCCAGGGCCACCGGTTCGAGGGCGACTGCGACGGCGACGTGCTGCTGCCGCTCTACCGGAAGTACGGCGACGCCTTCGTCTCCCGCCTGGAGGGCATGTACGCCATCGCGGTGGTGGACCGGCGCGGGGCCGAGCCCTGCCTCAAGCTGTTCAACGACCACGCCGGCATGAAGTCGCTCTACTACCACCTCTCCGCCGACGGCCGCCGGCTCAGCTTCGCCTCCGAGCTCGAATCACTGGCCCGCTTCCCGGACTTCCCGAGCGAGCTCGACCCGCTCGCGGTGGACCGTTACCTGGGCGGCAAGGCCGTCTGGGGCCCGGGCACCATGTACGCCGGGGTCCGCACCCTGGTGCCCGGCACCGTGCTGACCTTCGCGGGCGGCAAGCTGACTGAGCGTCAGATCGAACTGGCTCCCGCCGAGTTGGACTGGCCCGGTGGCGAGCCGAGCCTGGCCGGGGCGGGCGAGCTGCTGGACGGGCTGCTCCAGCGGGAGCTGGGCCGGATGCTGGACGCGGACGTACCGGTCTGTGTGATCACCAGCGGCGGCCTGGACTCCAGCTACACCTCGGCGCTGGCCGCACGGCTGGTGCCGGACCTGGCCTCCTTCAACATCGCCTACCAGGGAGACTGGCCCAGCGACGAGCGGGAGTTCGCCGCCGAGGTGGCCCGGCACTGCGGCACCCGGCACCACCAGGTGCTGCTCGACCCGGCCGGCTTCCCGGCGTTGATCGACCGGTTCGTCCGCCACCTGGACCAGCCCAACAACGCCCCGCACAGCCTCTCCACCTTCGCCCTCTTCGAGGCCATCCACCAGGCCGGCTTCAAGGTGGCGCTGACCGGCGACGGCGCCGACGAGCTGTTCGCCGGCTACGCCCGGTTCGTCAAGGCGGCCCGGGACGACAGCGCCAGCTGGCACCGCGACTACCAGCCCACCATGGCGGCCGTCCCGACGGCCACCCTGGACGGGCTCTACACCGCCGAGTACTGGGCCCAAGTCGGCGCCGCCGGCGGTTACTTCGGCGATCGCAGCGCCGATGAGCTCGCCGCCCGGGTGAGCAGCTCCGCGGACAAGCTGGAGACCCTGCTGCGCTACGACCAGTTCGAGCGCTTCCCGTACTACATCCTGCGCCGGGTCGACCACCTGAGCATGGCGCACTCGGTGGAGGCCCGGGTGCCCTTCCTCCAGCCGAGCGTGATGCGCTTCGCGCACGCGCTGCCGGCCGGGCTCAAGGTGGTCGGCGAGCAGGTCAAGGCCCCCGTGGTCGAGGCCGCCCGCCGCTGGGTGCCGCAGAGCGTGATCGACCGCCCCAAGCAGCCGTTCACCCTGCCCATCGCCGCCATGATCAAGCCCGGCCAGGCGCTGCACGAGCTGATCGGCGACACCCTGCTCGCCCCCGGCGCCCGCTGCCACGCCTACGTCCGGCCGGAAGCCGTCCGCGAGCTGTTCCGGCTCCAGTCGGAGCGCCCCGGCGCCCACCCGGCCGAAGTCCTCTGGTCACTCCTGATGCTCGAAACCTGGCTCACCACCAGGCACCTCAACCCCTGA